One Struthio camelus isolate bStrCam1 chromosome 10, bStrCam1.hap1, whole genome shotgun sequence genomic region harbors:
- the ACD gene encoding adrenocortical dysplasia protein homolog isoform X2 — protein MSSSKVYVLQPWIANLLVNYEQLDTNENLLAGQVLRVLSDPSAPGQAGVLRDAVLQVSDGSYYIRVVITSEALQAEENSHVQLRLSSLICRIIVLQKYTVCFREEARLEDCEFFLTAQRFIVLPMERQRLESSDGNQEPSVLQKIKELWLRSLSLKSGPSSEPSISQLIDAIGQNQLEVLKQNAEECLDLQMPKELPAAEKVELLVTQWEAERKKEPSEDVFLVPANILVIPPEEEAVGDASKADACEITPGKSSDDRMVPGDQSAISQVSPVESAALSQSSEASLDNPWDRLPPMSLTLTSSEEKSFQRSSPHAPEAQLNVAADSNTPDLLESSSQGSPQSLLQDAPVETSSPSLLHSYGNTSAVEAGTSQATSAAEPACRAPSAAQSPQVSGCSPANQLSLSPTFPVLPSSRLASLTEGAPHREQADSSGTAFPTDMTKVGLAHTRTQRGEAPCGSRKSVGAKRKLLVRDSQALPDLRRSLRGLQHKQRSSGVPQGSERDTSRKLEFVSTQGAKKSRREETRLQHGEEPPKGEDEQASLASGLDSRLEQRGALQPYVKERPVQYRYEAPSPELCERIRSVRISKAMLKWACWILMDREVES, from the exons ATGTCTTCTTCTAAAGTCTACGTCTTGCAGCCTTGGATTGCAAATCTCTTGGTGAATTACGAGCAGCTGGATACCAATGAGAATCTCCTGGCAGGGCAGGTCCTGCGG GTTTTGAGTGACCCAAGTGCTCCAGGCCAAGCCGGCGTGCTCCGAGATGCTGTCCTGCAGGTTTCGGATGGGTCCTACTACATCCGTGTGGTCATTACATCAGAAGCTCTGCAGGCTGAAGAAAA TTCCCATGTGCAGCTCAGGCTTTCTAGCCTTATTTGCAGAATTATCGTCTTGCAGAAGTACACAGTGTGTTTCCGGGAGGAGGCCAGACTG GAGGACTGCGAGTTTTTTCTCACTGCCCAGCGGTTCATTGTGCTGCCCATGGAAAGGCAGAGATTGGAGTCGTCAGATGG GAACCAGGAGCCCTCGGTGCTACAGAAGATAAAGGAGCTGTGGCT GAGGAGTCTCTCTCTGAAGAGCGGCCCCAGCTCAG AGCCATCCATCTCTCAGCTGATTGATGCAATAGGGCAGAACCAGCTTGAGGTTTTGAAGCAAAATGCTGAGGAATGCTTGGATTTACAGATGCCCAAAGAGCTGCCTGCAGCAGAGAAGGTTGAGCTTCTTGTGACCCAGTGGGAGGCAGAGCGCAAGAAAGAG CCAAGCGAGGATGTCTTCCTGGTCCCAGCCAACATCCTGGTGATCCCTCCTGAAGAGGAGGCAGTTGGCGATGCCTCCAAGGCAG ATGCATGTGAAATAACTCCTGGGAAGAGCAGTGATGACAGGATGGTGCCAGGTGACCAGAGTGCCATATCCCAAGTCAGCC CTGTGGAATCAGCAGCATTGTCACAGAGCTCAGAGGCATCTCTGGACAACCCCTGGGACAGGCTTCCTCCAATGTCCTTGACTCTGACTTCCTCAGAAG AGAAGTCCTTTCAGCGTAGTTCTCCACATGCGCCAGAGGCCCAGCTGAACGTGGCTGCCGACAGCAACACCCCTGACTTGCTGGAATCATCTAGCCAGGGCTCTCCCCAGAGCTTGCTGCAGGACGCTCCAGTGGAGACTTCATCCCCCTCGCTGCTCCACTCGTACGGCAATACCAGCGCTGTGGAGGCTGGCACATCTCAGGCAACGtcagctgcagagccagcctgCAGAGCCCCCTCTGCTGCTCAAAGCCCACAAGTATCGGGGTGCTCTCCGGCCAACCAGCTGTCTCTCTCTCCAACGTTTCCTGTCCTGCCCAGTAGCCGCTTGGCATCCCTAACTGAAGGGGCACCTCACAGAGAGCAGGCGGACTCTAGTGGCACGGCTTTTCCTACAGATATGACAAAGGTTGGCCTGGCTCATACTAGGACCCAGAGGGGAGAAGCCCCATGTGGCAGCAGAAAGTCTGTGGGTGCCAAGAGGAAGCTGTTGGTCAGAGACAGCCAAGCGCTGCCTGACCTGCGTAGGTCCCTCCGGGGACTGCAGCACAAGCAACGttccagtggtgtcccccagggcagCGAGAGAGACACGAGCAGGAAGCTGGAGTTTGTGAGTACCCAGGGAgcaaagaagagcagaagagaggagaCCAggctgcagcatggagaggaACCTCCCAAGGGGGAGGATGAGCAAGCATCCTTGGCGAGTGGTCTGGACTCCAGGCTAGAACAGCGCGGAGCTCTGCAGCCG tATGTGAAAGAGAGGCCGGTCCAGTACAGATATGAGGCCCCATCACCCGAGCTCTGCGAGCGAATAAGATCTGTCAG GATCTCGAAGGCAATGCTGAAGTGGGCCTGCTGGATTCTCATGGACAGGGAGGTGGAGTCCTGA
- the ACD gene encoding adrenocortical dysplasia protein homolog isoform X1 translates to MAAPGAEEQGGRQWLGAASAARQAPEPRFVYENKDMSSSKVYVLQPWIANLLVNYEQLDTNENLLAGQVLRVLSDPSAPGQAGVLRDAVLQVSDGSYYIRVVITSEALQAEENSHVQLRLSSLICRIIVLQKYTVCFREEARLEDCEFFLTAQRFIVLPMERQRLESSDGNQEPSVLQKIKELWLRSLSLKSGPSSEPSISQLIDAIGQNQLEVLKQNAEECLDLQMPKELPAAEKVELLVTQWEAERKKEPSEDVFLVPANILVIPPEEEAVGDASKADACEITPGKSSDDRMVPGDQSAISQVSPVESAALSQSSEASLDNPWDRLPPMSLTLTSSEEKSFQRSSPHAPEAQLNVAADSNTPDLLESSSQGSPQSLLQDAPVETSSPSLLHSYGNTSAVEAGTSQATSAAEPACRAPSAAQSPQVSGCSPANQLSLSPTFPVLPSSRLASLTEGAPHREQADSSGTAFPTDMTKVGLAHTRTQRGEAPCGSRKSVGAKRKLLVRDSQALPDLRRSLRGLQHKQRSSGVPQGSERDTSRKLEFVSTQGAKKSRREETRLQHGEEPPKGEDEQASLASGLDSRLEQRGALQPYVKERPVQYRYEAPSPELCERIRSVRISKAMLKWACWILMDREVES, encoded by the exons atggcggcgcccggcgcggaggAGCAGGGCGGCCGGCAGTGGCTGGGCGCCGCCTCGGCGGCCCGCCAGGCTCCGgagcccag GTTTGTGTATGAAAACAAGGACATGTCTTCTTCTAAAGTCTACGTCTTGCAGCCTTGGATTGCAAATCTCTTGGTGAATTACGAGCAGCTGGATACCAATGAGAATCTCCTGGCAGGGCAGGTCCTGCGG GTTTTGAGTGACCCAAGTGCTCCAGGCCAAGCCGGCGTGCTCCGAGATGCTGTCCTGCAGGTTTCGGATGGGTCCTACTACATCCGTGTGGTCATTACATCAGAAGCTCTGCAGGCTGAAGAAAA TTCCCATGTGCAGCTCAGGCTTTCTAGCCTTATTTGCAGAATTATCGTCTTGCAGAAGTACACAGTGTGTTTCCGGGAGGAGGCCAGACTG GAGGACTGCGAGTTTTTTCTCACTGCCCAGCGGTTCATTGTGCTGCCCATGGAAAGGCAGAGATTGGAGTCGTCAGATGG GAACCAGGAGCCCTCGGTGCTACAGAAGATAAAGGAGCTGTGGCT GAGGAGTCTCTCTCTGAAGAGCGGCCCCAGCTCAG AGCCATCCATCTCTCAGCTGATTGATGCAATAGGGCAGAACCAGCTTGAGGTTTTGAAGCAAAATGCTGAGGAATGCTTGGATTTACAGATGCCCAAAGAGCTGCCTGCAGCAGAGAAGGTTGAGCTTCTTGTGACCCAGTGGGAGGCAGAGCGCAAGAAAGAG CCAAGCGAGGATGTCTTCCTGGTCCCAGCCAACATCCTGGTGATCCCTCCTGAAGAGGAGGCAGTTGGCGATGCCTCCAAGGCAG ATGCATGTGAAATAACTCCTGGGAAGAGCAGTGATGACAGGATGGTGCCAGGTGACCAGAGTGCCATATCCCAAGTCAGCC CTGTGGAATCAGCAGCATTGTCACAGAGCTCAGAGGCATCTCTGGACAACCCCTGGGACAGGCTTCCTCCAATGTCCTTGACTCTGACTTCCTCAGAAG AGAAGTCCTTTCAGCGTAGTTCTCCACATGCGCCAGAGGCCCAGCTGAACGTGGCTGCCGACAGCAACACCCCTGACTTGCTGGAATCATCTAGCCAGGGCTCTCCCCAGAGCTTGCTGCAGGACGCTCCAGTGGAGACTTCATCCCCCTCGCTGCTCCACTCGTACGGCAATACCAGCGCTGTGGAGGCTGGCACATCTCAGGCAACGtcagctgcagagccagcctgCAGAGCCCCCTCTGCTGCTCAAAGCCCACAAGTATCGGGGTGCTCTCCGGCCAACCAGCTGTCTCTCTCTCCAACGTTTCCTGTCCTGCCCAGTAGCCGCTTGGCATCCCTAACTGAAGGGGCACCTCACAGAGAGCAGGCGGACTCTAGTGGCACGGCTTTTCCTACAGATATGACAAAGGTTGGCCTGGCTCATACTAGGACCCAGAGGGGAGAAGCCCCATGTGGCAGCAGAAAGTCTGTGGGTGCCAAGAGGAAGCTGTTGGTCAGAGACAGCCAAGCGCTGCCTGACCTGCGTAGGTCCCTCCGGGGACTGCAGCACAAGCAACGttccagtggtgtcccccagggcagCGAGAGAGACACGAGCAGGAAGCTGGAGTTTGTGAGTACCCAGGGAgcaaagaagagcagaagagaggagaCCAggctgcagcatggagaggaACCTCCCAAGGGGGAGGATGAGCAAGCATCCTTGGCGAGTGGTCTGGACTCCAGGCTAGAACAGCGCGGAGCTCTGCAGCCG tATGTGAAAGAGAGGCCGGTCCAGTACAGATATGAGGCCCCATCACCCGAGCTCTGCGAGCGAATAAGATCTGTCAG GATCTCGAAGGCAATGCTGAAGTGGGCCTGCTGGATTCTCATGGACAGGGAGGTGGAGTCCTGA
- the CARMIL2 gene encoding capping protein, Arp2/3 and myosin-I linker protein 2 isoform X5 yields the protein MLLVMLPVRVHGSFSFLEVREITVQEPSLVVIETDTSSYAFRLKSFDDLEQVVIHVTMSLKKVFPDSSPGTLLKNSPPNLYERIRRIIDSLEEMLQSNQGPCGGFSETYAALCDYNGFTFREEIQWDVDNIYHSQDCREFNLLDFSHLESRDIALSVAALSFNLWFTKLYCKDFRLNLEISEQLLYMLSKSVTLEELVLENSGLKFDFAQRMAQALSRHPDSVLHTINLAGNQLEDRGIIAFSQHFEKRPKGLQSLNLSRTSLTAKGMSTLCQALAANETIGSSLRHLDLSGNPSTLAMDDTSSLQSLLCRCSSLSHLSLSGTDCSLDTLFGVLAHGCCTSLVHLDLSKNVYSHKKVKDVSPAIKQFFSKACALKHVSLAGTKLPPDAVRALLQGLAYNSCISDLHLDLSSCELRSAGAQVIQDLISDANSISDLDLSDNGFDSDMVTLVLSIGRSKSIRHVSLGKNFNIKSKEGLVDVLHRIVQITQEDDCTLQSLSVAESRLKLGTNVLLSALGSNTSLIALDISGNAMGDTGAKMLAKALQINTKLRTVIWDRNNTTGYGLLEVAQALERNYTLKSMPLPMNDVVQAYRSNPEKTEEAVHKIQSCLTRNQMRRTLPTQTFRLQQGILTTSSEQMVNEICLSVQKHVDILSSCLGREVEADILFAEEAIRNANLSVSILPLLYEAGNTPYQNGKLQHNMECLTEEASQACGREIQAIMQAVLDTVHNLCPAMLQKRGVRDQLVNAMSERIYLQDHLNLSSVLDQMVTDVFSKLNEIKLSVTAAVADCIVDAVLGDLTVAQCRLAESLSKHGLDLPSLQLEPIEDDAAVPMRGRNPLDITEKGFATEEYKMALRRKNKHFRSIRPTPTMRSLSELELQASRDASGLQTHRAPLSLSPAAPKARPASTKDAEPASSLLPCTQPASTESLMDLPTEGEKLEHCTKARPRPNRRHKQPPSKPNVQPVACENSEDRSITRVDEGLEDFFAKRLITEELPPTALETCPGSTLLASSSSRTLKKKIGNFFAFKKPKSSRGSRCEKEPEGSVTAPKSRRSVLSDILRPPSKAGEPLSKSEEGGLAAEPQADPEHSQTPDSARRIRPKYSREGKSQSLILLSGEEEDTLGVRHDKKKHLEKSEGELPNSFEQRVHVMLHRMGVTKSLAAEGKKEQNKDSEIKKAGSDGDIVDSSVDSPPPSLKVRIHSMSTDTSLRSSIANTVEPSTGPATTRPAWKALGKQPNAELKGKSSDLPRHSLPIPEQSGQPDPTGQEGWSSSLPQRGRSTPTALLRRVSHCGEPGTSTTPPSLPAPPDAEDIRLTPRLAALSGTSRRAVSIHEDQLREPDCLTELENLMIPLRLRRSPVLKRRNKRNSLADPEVTSEPGPSLDTTDAVMQDRPSTGDIPEELQPGAEAKGDQPQATAQTVANAQDPTLDQRSPVPGQGERALGQ from the exons GATGTGGACAACATCTACCACAGCCAAGACTGCCGGGAGTTCAACCTCCTGGATTTCAGCCACCTGGAGAGCCG AGACATAGCACTGAGTGTTGCTGCCTTGTCCTTCAACCTGTGGTTCACGAAGCTCTACTGCAAGGACTTCAGACTG AACCTGGAGATTTCAGAGCAGCTCCTGTATATGCTCAGCAAATCAGTGACGCTGGAAGAGCTGGTGCTGGAAAACAGTGGGCTAAAATT TGACTTTGCTCAGCGGATGGCCCAGGCACTCAGCAGACATCCTGACTCTGTGCTACACACCATCAATCTTGCTGGCAACCAGCTGGAAGACAGAG GGATAATTGCCTTCAGCCAGCACTTTGAGAAGAGGCCCAAGGGCCTGCAGAGCCTCAACTTGTCCAGGACATCACTCACTGCTAAAG GAATGAGCACATTATGCCAGGCCCTAGCAGCTAATGAAACCATCGGCTCTTCCCTCCGGCACTTGGACCTCTCCGGCAACCCCAGCACCTTGGCCATGGATGACACCAGT AGTTTGCAGAGCCTCCTCTGCCGGTGCAGCTCGCTCTCCCACCTCAGCCTGTCTGGCACTGACTGCTCTTTAGACACT CTCTTTGGAGTACTGGCCCATGGATGCTGCACCAGCCTTGTCCATCTGGATCTCTCTAAAAATGTGTACTCACACAA aaaggtgAAAGATGTCTCTCCTGCCATCAAGCAATTTTTCAGCAAGGCCTGTGCCCTCAAGCATGTCTCACTGGCAGGTACCAAGCTGCCTCCAGACGCTGTAAG ggctttgctgcaaggacTGGCATACAACAGTTGCATCAGTGACCTGCACCTGGATCTTAGCAGCTGTGAG CTGAGATCAGCGGGGGCCCAAGTCATACAGGATCTCATCTCTGATGCTAAttccatcagtgacctggatTTGTCCGACAACG GTTTTGACTCTGATATGGTGACACTGGTGTTATCCATTGGCAGAAGCAAGTCCATTAGGCATGTCTCTTTGGGGAAAAACTTCAACATCAAATCCAA agaAGGGCTGGTGGATGTCCTGCACCGCATTGTCCAGATCACCCAAGAAGATGACTGC acTCTCCAGTCCCTGTCAGTGGCTGAGTCACGCCTCAAGTTGGGAACCAACGTCCTGCTCAGTGCCTTGGGCAGTAACACTAGCCTCATTGCTCTGGACATCAGTGGCAATGCCATGGGAGACACTGGTGCCAAGATGCTAGCCAAGGCCCTGCAAATCAACACAAAGCTCAG GACCGTGATTTGGGACAGGAACAACACAACTGGCTATGGACTCCTGGAGGTGGCTCAAGCCTTGGAGAG GAATTACACCCTCAAGTCCATGCCCCTGCCAATGAATGATGTGGTGCAGGCATATCGGAGCAACCCTGAGAAAACAGAGGAGGCAGTGCACAAG ATCCAGTCCTGCCTGACAAGGAACCAAATGCGGCGCACGCTGCCCACACAAACCTTCCGGCTGCAGCAGGGGATACTGACCACCTCTTCTGAACAG ATGGTGAACGAAATCTGCCTCAGCGTGCAGAAGCATGTTGACATCCTGAGCTCCTGCCTGGGCAGGGAGGTGGAGGCCGACATCCTCTTTGCAGAGGAAGCCATCAGGAATGCCAACCTGTCTGTCAGT ATTTTGCCTCTATTGTATGAAGCAGGAAACACCCCATACCAGAATGGCAAGCTGCAGCATAATATGGAATGTCTCACGGAGGAAGCGTCACAGGCCTGTGGCCGGGAAATCCAG GCGATCATGCAGGCAGTGCTGGACACAGTCCACAACCTGTGCCCGGCCATGCTACAGAAGAGAGGAGTCAGGGACCAGCTGGTCAATGCCATGTCAGAGCGGATATACCTCCAGGACCACCTCAACCTCAGTTCTGTCCTGGACCAGATGGTGACTGATGTCTTCAGCAAGCTGAA TGAAATCAAGCTGTCTGTCACAGCGGCTGTGGCTGACTGCATTGTGGATGCTGTGCTGGGAGACCTGACAGTTGCCCAGTGCAGGCTG GCAGAGAGCCTCTCCAAGCACGGGCTGGACCTCCCATCACTGCAGCTGGAGCCCATTGAAGATGATGCCGCCGTGCCAATGAGGGGCAGAAATCCTCTGGATATCACTGAGAAAGGCTTTGCTACGGAAGAG taCAAGATGGCTCTGCGGAGGAAGAACAAGCATTTCAGGAGCATTCGGCCCACGCCAACCATGAGAA GTCTCTCGGAGCTGGAGTTGCAGGCAAGCAGGGACGCAAGCGGGCTCCAAACGCACCGGGCGCCGCTGTCACTCAGCCCTGCCGCGCCGAAGGCACGCCCTGCCTCCACAAAGGATGCTGAGCCTGCGAGCAGCTTGCTCCCTTGCACGCAGCCTGCATCCACCGAATCCCTTATGGACCTACCGACTGAAGGGGAGAAACTGGAGCATTGCACCAAAGCTAGGCCCAGGCCCAACCGCAGGCACAAGCAGCCTCCAAGCAAGCCGAAT GTGCAGCCTGTGGCCTGTGAGAACAGTGAGGACAGGAGCATCACCCGCGTGGATGAGGGCCTTGAGGACTTCTTCGCCAAGAGGCTCATCACAGAGGAGCTGCC CCCCACAGCACTGGAGACCTGTCCTGGATCAACCCTTCTGgcatcctccagctcccgcaCCCTCAAGAAGAAAATTGGGAACTTTTTTGCATTCAAGAAGCCCAAGTCCAGTCGGGGCTCAAGGTGCGAGAAGGAGCCTGAGGGCAGCGTCACAGCCCCCAAAAGCAGACGGTCGGTGCTCAGTGACATTTTACGCCCCCCCAGCAAGGCAGGAGAGCCACTGAGCAAGTCTGAGGAGGGGGGCCTCGCTGCTGAGCCCCAGGCAGATCCCGAGCACAGCCAGACCCCTGACTCTGCCCGCAGGATCAGGCCCAAGTACTCGCGGGAGGGCAAGTCCCAGTCACTCATACTTCtgtctggggaggaggaggacacgCTCGGGGTCAGACACGACAAG AAGAAGCACCTGGAGAAGAGTGAAGGGGAGCTGCCCAACTCCTTTGAGCAACGCGTGCACGTCATGCTCCACCGCATGGGTGTCACAAAGAGCCTGGCCGCTGAGGGCAAGAAGGAGCAG aacAAAGACAGTGAGATCAAGAAAGCCGGTTCAGACG GGGACATTGTGGACAGCTCTGTGGACTCACCACCCCCCTCCCTGAAGGTGCGCATACACTCCATGTCCACAG ATACGTCCTTACGAAGCAGCATAGCCAACACGGTAGAGCCCAGCACAGGCCCGGCCACTACCAGGCCAGCCTGGAAAGCCCTGGGGAAGCAACCGAACGCAGAGCTGAAAGGGAAGAGCTCAGATCTGCCCCGGCACTCCCTTCCCATCCCCGAACAGAGCGGGCAGCCGGACCCAACAGGCCAGGAGGGTTGGAGCAGCAGCCTGCCGCAGCGCGGGAGGAGCACGCCGACAGCGCTGCTGCGGAGGGTCAGCCATTGTGGGGAGCCGGGCACCAGCACCACCCCACCAAGCCTGCCAGCACCCCCTGATGCTGAAG ACATTCGCCTGACGCCACGGCTGGCTGCGTTGAGTGGGACCAGCCGCAGAGCTGTCTCCATCCACGAGGACCAGCTCAGGGAACCAGACTGCCTGACGGAGCTGGAGA ATTTAATGATCCCCCTTCGCCTGCGGCGCTCACCTGTGCTGAAACGGAGGAACAAACGCAACTCCCTTGCAGACCCAGAGGTGACCAGTGAGCCCGGCCCATCCTTGGACACCACGG ATGCTGTGATGCAGGACCGGCCCAGCACTGGGGACATCCCAGAGGAGCTGCAGCCTGGAGCAGAAGCAAAAGGGGATCAGCCACAAGCCACGGCACAGACTGTTGCCAACGCACAAGATCCAACCCTAGACCAAAGAAGTCCAGTGCCAGGCCAGGGGGAGCGAGCCCTGGGACAGTGA